From the genome of Calliopsis andreniformis isolate RMS-2024a unplaced genomic scaffold, iyCalAndr_principal scaffold0022, whole genome shotgun sequence, one region includes:
- the Vvl gene encoding ventral veins lacking, whose translation MAATTYMPISSAVSSELDGGSGTAIGMNIAVGGYSSGSPRSAADAGEMKYMPAPQHHHHHHHHHQVSSSPSPNGLSHPTASLSSANPWVSLQPSSDHWASSMGMHHTNHHPHHHPHQANAGLDVKPLAAAAAATAAAAAAAANDQSMHHRGGPHQSPGMASPHPWHAPVVASAHYNPSGGAASPTTLQQYHAAMNGMLHPHPHQHHPPLHNHQTGLHPNLRDPGSPVGHALHPGHAHDRDHSAGEEDTPTSDDLEAFAKQFKQRRIKLGFTQADVGLALGTLYGNVFSQTTICRFEALQLSFKNMCKLKPLLQKWLEEADSTTGSPTSIDKIAAQGRKRKKRTSIEVTVKGALEQHFHKQPKPSAQEISTLADSLQLEKEVVRVWFCNRRQKEKRMTPPNTLGDGIMEGMPPGHQGQTGLHQGYHPQDHLHGSPMGHSHSPPMLSPQGLTAHSLAAH comes from the coding sequence ATGGCCGCTACCACGTACATGCCGATTAGTAGCGCAGTGTCGTCCGAGCTGGATGGTGGTTCGGGTACCGCGATCGGGATGAACATCGCCGTGGGTGGCTACTCCTCGGGCTCGCCTCGCAGCGCCGCCGACGCCGGGGAGATGAAGTACATGCCGGCGCCTCAGCATCATCACCACCATCATCACCATCACCAGGTGTCGTCGTCGCCGTCGCCGAATGGACTCTCTCATCCGACGGCGAGCCTCTCGTCGGCGAACCCCTGGGTGAGCCTTCAACCGAGCAGCGACCACTGGGCGTCCTCGATGGGCATGCACCACACCAACCACCATCCCCATCACCATCCACACCAGGCGAACGCCGGTTTGGACGTGAAGCCTTTGGCTGCGGCCGCGGCAGCGACGGCCGCGGCCGCGGCGGCGGCTGCCAACGACCAGTCGATGCATCACCGCGGAGGACCTCATCAGTCGCCAGGCATGGCCTCGCCGCATCCTTGGCACGCGCCAGTCGTCGCCTCGGCCCACTATAACCCCAGCGGTGGCGCGGCCTCGCCCACCACCCTGCAGCAATACCACGCCGCGATGAACGGCATGCTGCACCCGCACCCGCACCAGCACCACCCGCCGCTGCACAACCACCAAACAGGGCTGCACCCGAACCTGAGGGACCCTGGCTCGCCGGTGGGCCACGCGCTGCACCCTGGCCACGCGCACGACAGGGACCACAGCGCAGGGGAAGAGGACACGCCGACCTCGGACGACCTCGAGGCGTTCGCGAAACAGTTCAAGCAGCGGCGcatcaagcttggcttcacccaggcGGACGTCGGTCTCGCGCTCGGTACTCTCTACGGCAACGTCTTCTCGCAGACGACGATATGCAGGTTCGAAGCTCTCCAGCTGAGCTTCAAGAACATGTGCAAGCTGAAGCCGCTGCTGCAGAAGTGGCTCGAGGAGGCGGACTCGACGACCGGCTCGCCGACGAGCATCGACAAGATCGCCGCCCAGGGCAGGAAAAGGAAGAAGCGCACCTCGATCGAGGTGACGGTCAAAGGGGCCCTCGAGCAGCACTTCCACAAACAGCCGAAGCCCTCGGCGCAGGAGATCTCCACGCTGGCGGATAGCCTGCAGCTGGAGAAGGAAGTGGTCAGAGTTTGGTTCTGCAACCGACGGCAGAAGGAGAAGAGGATGACGCCGCCGAACACGCTGGGCGATGGGATCATGGAGGGCATGCCGCCAGGTCACCAGGGACAGACGGGCCTGCACCAGGGCTACCATCCGCAGGATCATCTCCACGGCTCGCCCATGGGACACAGCCACAGCCCCcccatgctcagccctcagggcCTCACGGCCCACTCGCTAGCGGCCCACTAG